The Vreelandella piezotolerans genomic interval CTGGAAGCGGCATCGGACCTTGGGTCACGTAAATTCAACACCTTCTTGAAGGTCACGCTGCCGCTCTCGATGGGGGGCATCATTGCGGGCTCGATGCTGGTGTTCATCCCAGCGGTCGGTGAATTCGTGATTCCCGAACTGCTGGGCGGCCCCGATACGTTGATGATTGGTAAGGTGTTGTGGGAAGAGTTCTTCCTCAATCGGGATTGGCCCGTGGCCTCGGCGCTCGCCATGGTCATGCTGCTGCTATTGCTCGTCCCTATCGTGTGGTTCCACCGCTACCAGTCACGGGAGCTTGAAGAATGATCAGATCGCATCGGCGCCCAAGTTTTACCACCGTGATGCTGGTGCTGGGGCTGCTGTTTTTGTACCTACCCATGGTCGTTCTGGTGGTGTATTCGTTCAACGAATCACGCCTGGTGACGGTGTGGGCCGGGTTCTCCACCCAGTGGTACGGTGAGCTATTCCGCGACCAGCAGATTTTGTCGGCGGTGTGGACCAGTTTGAAAATTGCCTTCTTTGCCGCCAGCATGGCGGTGTGCCTGGGAACGGTAGCGGCCTTCGTCATGACCCGCTACGGACATTTTCGAGGTAAAACGGCACTCTCGAGCATGGTGACTGCGCCGCTGGTGATGCCGGAAGTCATCACCGGTCTGTCGCTGCTGCTGCTGTTCGTGCAAATGGCGCAGCTAATAGGTTGGCCTGCTGACCGTGGCATGGCGACCATTTGGATCGCCCACACTACGTTTTGTAGTGCCTACGTGGCGGTGGTGGTCGCCGCTCGCCTGCGGGAAGTGGACCGCTCCATCGAGGAAGCGGCGATGGATTTGGGCTCGCCCCCGGTCAAGACGTTCTTCTTCGTGACGCTCCCGGTGATCTCCCCGGCGCTTGCCGCTGGCTGGTTGCTGGCGTTTACCCTCTCGCTGGATGACTTGGTCATTGCCAGCTTTGTGTCGGGCCCGGGTGCGAACACGCTGCCGATGGTGGTGTTCTCATCGGTACGGATGGGCGTGTCGCCGAAGATCAACGCGTTGGCGACGTTGATCATTTTGACGGTGTCGTTGGCGACGCTGCTGGCGTGGTATTTCATGCGCCGCAGCGAGGCCAAGCGTCAGGCGGCCATGCAGCAGGCCGAAGGGGCTTGAATAGAGTTCGAGCGCCGCTAGAGCACGTCGTCATCACGGCCGGTGATGACGGCTTCTAGCTCGCCGGTCATCGGCGAAACGATGGCTTGAAGTTGGATGGGCGCACAGCACTGATGACAATCTTCCCAGGTATCATGGCTGCCCTGTGAGATGTCGATCACGAAGGTGAGCGGGGTGTCACAATAAGGGCAGTGAAAATCGTGATGGATCAACGCGTCGTCTTGCATGGTGTTTGCCCTTTTTAACGTTACACTGGCTGAAGCATGGACATGATGACTCAGTGTAGCAGTGCGCTTTACAGGCAGGCGCCTGCTGCGCGAATCAGGTAGGATATCAGCGGGTTTTCCCGAATCACCTAGCGAGATGAGAGCGATGATGAAACGATACATGGCAGTTGCGGCCCTAGCGGCCTTCCCAATGGTCGCCCAGGCAGATACACCGAATTTGACGCCCGGCGAGTGGGAGTTCGTCAGCGTAACTAGCGTCAGTGGCGATATGCAGATTCCCGATCAAACCGAAACCGAGCGTCAGTGCATTACCCAGGCAGAACTGGAAGGCGCTGAGTTCGGTTTCATCGAAGAGGAAGAGGGCTGCGAGCTGCTGGACCAAGAGATGAATGCCGATGGCCTCTCCTACAGCATGGTATGCCGCGCAGAGGGTGGCGAAGCCACCATCGATGGCGAAATGCGCTTCATGGGTGAGCAGATCGAAGGCACCGTGGATATTCTGACGCAGTCGCCCATGGGCGAACTGACCATGAACACGACGATCGAAGGCGAGCGTATCGGTAACTGCGAATAAGCACTCCCGTTACGATAGCCTAAACCACCAAGGGCGCCCACTGGGCGCCCTTGGTGTCTCTACTGCCCGTCGATTCATCGCTCTGGCGTTTCCAGCGGCGTGTGTGGCGCCGTCGGGGCATTGGCGATCTCCTCTTCGAGCTGACGCTTGACCGCCCCAGGCGAGCCGGAGTAGCGGGCCAGCAGGTCGTAGGCCACCGGCACGACGAACAGCGTAAAGAGGGTGGCAGCCCCGACGCCTGCCATGATGACCGTGCCGATCACTAGGCGTGACTCGGCCCCCGGGCCGCTGGAGATGATCAGCGGAATGGCACCGGCCATGGTGGTGACGGCGGTCATCAATATGGGCCGCAAACGCGTCACCGAGGCTTCGATCAGCGCCGAGCGAAACCCCTGGCCCTCATCGCGCAGTTGGTTGGCGAACTCGACGATCAAGATACCGTTCTTGGCCGCCAAACCGATCAGCAGTACTAGGCCGACTTGGCTATAAATATTCAGCGACTGGCCGCTGAGTAGCAGCGCGAGCAGCGCACCGCTCATGGCGAGTGGCACCGTCAGCATGATGACGAAGGGGTGAATCAGGCTCTCGAATTGAGCCGCCAGCACCAGGAAGACCACCACCGCGCCGAGGATCAGCAGAAACGTCGTTGCGCCGCTGGCCTGCTGGAAATCCCGGGAAGGCCCGGCCACGTTGGTTTGTACCTCTTCCGGTAGAAGCGTATCCGCGGCGTCTTGGAGGTAGGCCAGCGCTTCGCCAAGGGGATAGCCGTCAGCGAGGTTTGCTTCGATCGTGATGGCGCGTACCCGGTCAAATCGGTTCAGCGTGCTAGCCCCGGCAAAATCGGACAGTGTCACGAGACTGGCCAGCGGGATCAGTTCGCCCGTGCGCGCCGAGCGCACCTGAATGTTATCCAGCGCTCGCGGGCTGTTTTGGCGGCTGCGGTCGCCTTCCACGATGACGTCGTACTCTTCACCGTCATCTACATAGCGCGTCACGTTACGCCCACCTAGCAGGACTTCTAGTGTGCGGCCTATTTCGGTCACCGTAACGCCCAACGATGCGGCGCGTTCGTAATTGATATCCACCCTTAGCTGGGGCTGGGTTTCGTCGTAGTTGCTCTCGATGGCGGTCAGGCGCGGGTTGTTTTCCCGTACGTGGTTGATCAACCGATCACGCCAGCGGGCAAGATCTTCATAGGTGCCGCCGCCCAAGACGAACTGAACGGGCTTTTGTGTACGCTGGCCAAAGCCTTGGCGCATCACCGGAAAGGCTTGG includes:
- a CDS encoding CPXCG motif-containing cysteine-rich protein, with protein sequence MQDDALIHHDFHCPYCDTPLTFVIDISQGSHDTWEDCHQCCAPIQLQAIVSPMTGELEAVITGRDDDVL
- a CDS encoding ABC transporter permease subunit, with the translated sequence MIRSHRRPSFTTVMLVLGLLFLYLPMVVLVVYSFNESRLVTVWAGFSTQWYGELFRDQQILSAVWTSLKIAFFAASMAVCLGTVAAFVMTRYGHFRGKTALSSMVTAPLVMPEVITGLSLLLLFVQMAQLIGWPADRGMATIWIAHTTFCSAYVAVVVAARLREVDRSIEEAAMDLGSPPVKTFFFVTLPVISPALAAGWLLAFTLSLDDLVIASFVSGPGANTLPMVVFSSVRMGVSPKINALATLIILTVSLATLLAWYFMRRSEAKRQAAMQQAEGA
- a CDS encoding DUF3617 domain-containing protein; the encoded protein is MAVAALAAFPMVAQADTPNLTPGEWEFVSVTSVSGDMQIPDQTETERQCITQAELEGAEFGFIEEEEGCELLDQEMNADGLSYSMVCRAEGGEATIDGEMRFMGEQIEGTVDILTQSPMGELTMNTTIEGERIGNCE